The following coding sequences are from one Acipenser ruthenus chromosome 7, fAciRut3.2 maternal haplotype, whole genome shotgun sequence window:
- the LOC117415374 gene encoding protein phosphatase 1 regulatory subunit 3A-like yields MESTGEPRRFGAPNFLEVTASNSCDEDEDESKIKPKSSPIPRRRSSSSSDDSEAEGPPVITRKVSFADAFGLNLVRVKEFDSWDVPTTSFTDTFEDEVPSSEEYFLSSVFVVPSSHDELMQKLYEQKVELESFEFVPGGLTAMKGIIRVFNVCFEKLVYVRMTLDAWNSYYDLMAQYVPGSSDGETDQFSFKISLVPPYQKDGGKVEFCIRYETSVGTFWANNNGLNYVLFCHKKEIPEVTKKTQEENTDKNIKSCLKTINSKGNATVLDDTLVQPGTPDLSKNKTEVVVSEAIENLSPNQEAPHGDTTQLDGDYKEQLQPQMDQNQNPTPINQSNMGTNSSAAEKHNYHIHDHSFKKTKVYQIHSEEQPDIKKVTEASDHKIGIPHIWEKGSIPSPTCDENQTSTRDNRNPESLETFSQTFKVQSWQCSQEAESTPEDVLPSKEDTKYVYREDAPVELEQEKNIPLGDKVFRRTTEHEVLEILFTAEEEEDANVLNETSEMELPHYRKFSLDHTSEEDSSLEAKDQFKSKSDLSKDNITSYEYNVKVDIVMGASNEEVCKDIGTGFHEVNNRDQKTSSATSQEVIKKEVRLDSENTSNSFLEDGNLLGSDNLASCSKQKENKTIQENIKEEWSYDIKVSESGLDKKHLIPRIMDVATHGVQVDELSNKHECESMSANKTHEKASTEPPQEKETVCQEDITKASQQGYTQTQPLQDIMQQANARKESILDLYNDENIAVDTEPDTSTSKYEAVQYITSIQETHTEGEVRPTKTYVENEAFIFSKHNGGTQEESNSFYTAIKPESSLSGQIVNVSSDDTSTCIEEDIYTDHHYSLPGNKGESNQIAITNEPSEEMSVQQVNEKNITTETADVKMSNTAKNTTSNRRGRHNTITSVVKERLHEGHQQKLLSPVILISETVEEEDETEVETEALNDHKELLEDTEEPSSESWSTAENAEIIDSTGLSWWNSETLILRHISKEVLYFLLFVAFLVTVYHYDFVACFALYIFSVCWLYCQGGKNSESFSKK; encoded by the exons ATGGAGTCCACTGGAGAACCAAGACGATTTGGTGCCCCTAACTTCTTGGAAGTTACTGCAAGTAACTCCtgtgatgaagatgaagatgaaagTAAAATTAAGCCAAAGTCTTCACCCATTCCAAGAAGAAGGAGTTCTTCATCTTCAGACGATTCAGAGGCAGAAGGCCCTCCTGTAATTACAAGAAAAGTTTCCTTTGCGGATGCTTTTGGTCTGAATCTTGTCCGTGTTAAAGAGTTTGATAGCTGGGATGTACCAACTACATCATTCACTGATACATTTGAGGATGAAGTCCCCAGCAGTGAGGAATATTTTCTTTCCTCTGTTTTTGTTGTGCCCTCCTCTCACGATGAGCTCATGCAAAAACTTTATGAACAAAAAGTAGAACTGGAATCCTTTGAGTTTGTTCCTGGAGGTCTGACAGCAATGAAGGGAATTATCCGggtttttaatgtgtgttttgaaAAGTTGGTTTATGTTCGCATGACTTTAGATGCCTGGAACAGTTACTATGACTTGATGGCACAGTATGTGCCTGGCTCCAGTGATGGGGAGACTGACCAGTTTTCTTTTAAGATTTCTTTAGTGCCTCCATATCAAAAAGATGGAGGCAAAGTGGAGTTTTGCATACGTTATGAAACTTCAGTTGGTACATTCTGGGCAAACAACAATGGATTAAATTATGTGCTTTTCTGTCACAAAAAAGAAATCCCAGAGGtaacaaagaaaacacaagaggaaaacactgataaaaatataaaaagctgTTTAAAGACCATTAACAG TAAAGGAAATGCCACAGTGCTTGATGACACACTGGTTCAACCAGGGACTCCAG acttatctaaaaataaaactgaagtgGTTGTCAGTGAAGCAATCGAAAACTTATCTCCAAACCAAGAAGCACCCCATGGAGACACCACACAGCTTGATGGTGATTATAAGGAACAGTTACAACCTCAG ATGGATCAGAACCAAAACCCAACACCAATTAATCAAAGCAACATGGGAACCAATTCATCAGCTGCAGAAAAACATAACTACCATATACATGATCACTCATTTAAGAAAACCAAGGTGTACCAGATTCATAGTGAAGAACAGCCAGACATCAAGAAAGTGACAGAAGCTAGTGACCACAAAATAGGCATTCCACACATTTGGGAAAAAGGCTCCATTCCTTCTCCAACATGTGATGAGAACCAAACAAGTACCAGAGATAATAGAAACCCAGAATCTCTAGAAACATTTTCTCAAACTTTCAAAGTACAAAGTTGGCAATGTTCACAAGAAGCTGAATCAACGCCAGAAGATGTCTTGCCTTCAAAAGAAGATACAAAATATGTATACAGAGAAGATGCTCCTGTTGAACTTGAACAAGAAAAGAACATCCCACTAGGAGACAAGGTGTTTAGAAGAACCACTGAGCATGAGGTGTTGGAGATATTGTTCACAgcagaggaagaggaggatgcAAATGTACTGAACGAGACATCTGAAATGGAGCTGCCACACTACCGTAAATTTAGTTTAGATCACACATCTGAAGAAGATTCATCTCTGGAAGCAAAAGatcaatttaaaagcaaatcagaTTTAAGTAAAGACAATATAACTTCCTATGAATATAATGTCAAAGTTGATATAGTTATGGGTGCTTCAAATGAGGAAGTTTGTAAAGACATAGGAACTGGTTTTCATGAAGTGAATAACAGGGATCAAAAGACTAGCAGTGCTACAAGCCAAGAAGTAATAAAGAAGGAGGTCAGGCTGGATAGTGAAAATACAAGCAATAGTTTCCTGGAAGATGGAAATCTATTGGGTTCGGATAATTTAGCAAGTTGCagtaaacagaaagaaaataagaCCATACAAGAAAATATTAAAGAAGAATGGTCATATGATATAAAGGTAAGTGAGAGTGGTCTAGACAAAAAGCACCTAATACCCAGAATTATGGATGTGGCTACTCATGGAGTTCAGGTGGATGAGCTATCAAATAAGCATGAATGTGAATCAATGTCTGCAAATAAGACACATGAAAAAGCAAGTACAGAACCTCCACAGGAAAAAGAAACAGTCTGCCAAGAAGATATAACCAAAGCATCTCAACAAGGATATACCCAGACACAACCGCTACAAGATATAATGCAGCAGGCAAACGCTAGAAAGGAGTCAATTTTAGATCTGTATAATGATGAGAACATTGCAGTAGACACTGAACCAGACACCAGTACAAGTAAATATGAAGCTGTGCAGTACATAACAAGCATTcaggaaacacatacagaggGAGAAGTGAGGCCAACAAAAACATATGTTGAAAATGAGGCTTTCATTTTCAGTAAGCATAATGGAGGCACTCAAGAAGAATCTAATTCTTTTTATACAGCAATAAAACCTGAATCTTCGCTTTCAGGTCAGATAGTAAATGTGTCATCAGATGACACAAGTACTTGTATAGAAGAAGACATCTACACAGATCACCATTATTCATTACCTGGCAATAAAGGGGAATCCAATCAAATTGCAATAACAAATGAACCAAGTGAAGAAATGTCTGTCCAACAAGTCAACGAAAAGAATATTACTACAGAAACAGCAGACGTCAAAATGAGTAATACAGCGAAAAACACCACCAGCAACAGAAGGGGAAGACACAACACCATTACATCAGTTGTTAAGGAAAGACTGCATGAAGGCCACCAACAGAAATTACTTAGCCCAGTCATCTTAATTAGTGAGACTGTAGAAGAAGAGGATGAAACTGAAGTAGAAACTGAGGCCCTGAATGATCACAAGGAACTTTTAGAAGATACAGAGGAACCTTCAAGTGAAAGTTGGTCCACAGCTGAAAATGCAGAAATTATCGACTCAACTGGCCTGTCTTGGTGGAACAGTGAGACATTGATTTTACGCCACATTAGTAAGGAGGTGCTTTATTTCCTTCTGTTTGTCGCATTTCTGGTAACCGTGTATCATTATGATTTTGTTGCCTGTTTTGCTCTTTACATATTTTCCGTTTGCTGGCTGTATTGTCAGGGGGGCAAAAATAGTGAATCCTTTTCAAAGAAATGA